CGCAGCGACCTCTCCTGGGACGAGGCCGTGCGTCTGGACCTCTACTACGTCGAGAACTGGAACCCCATCCTCGACCTCATGATCATGTGGCGCACGGCGCGCGTGGTGGTGAGCAGGGACAGCGGGGCCTACTGACCGGTGGCTCGGCTAGGGTTCCGGGGGTGACCTCGCGCATCGCCTACCTCGGCCCGGCCGGCACCTTCACCGAGCAGGCGGTGCGGCAGTGGGACTCCCGAGGACTCCACGAGGCGACCCCCGTGCCGACCGCGGCCGAGGCCGTGCAGCGGCTGGTGGCGGGGGAGGCGCACGCCGCCGTCGTCCCGTTCGAGAACTCGGTCGAGGGGTCGGTCCCCGCCACCCTCCAGGCCCTGCTCGACCAGGACGGGGTGCGCATCGTCGAGGAGGTCCTGGTCGAGGTCCAGTTCGACCTGCTCGTCCGCCCCGGGACGAGCCAGGACCAGGTCCGGGTCGTGGCCACCCACCCGCACGCGGCCGCCCAGACCCGGGAGTGGACGGCACGACACCTGCCGCAGGCGCAGCTCGTCCCGGAGTCCTCCACGGCCCGGGCCGCGCAGGCGGTGGCCGAGGGGACCTACGACGCGGCCATCGCCTCGACCGAGGCCGCCCGGTCCTACGGCCTGGAGCGGGCGGCGGAGCGCATCGCGGACCGCGCCGGGGCGCTCACCCGCTTCGTCGTGCTGCGGCACGGTGCACCCGCGGCCGCGCCCACGGGCGCCGACCGGACGACCCTCGTGGCCCTCATCTGGCAGAACCGTCCGGGTGCCCTGCTGGAGCTGCTCGAGCAGTTCGCGGTGCGCGGCATCGACCTCACCCGGCTGGAGTCGCGCCCGACCGGCGAGGGGCTGGGGGAGTACTGCTTCTGGATCGACGCCGACGGCCACGTCGGCGAGCCGCGGATGGGTGAGGCGCTGCTCGGCCTGCGCCGGACGTGCAGGGACGTGCGCTTCCTCGGGTCCTACCCCCGGGCCGACGGGCACGCCCGTCCGGTCCCCGTCCACGCCGACGAGCAGGCCTACGCCGAGGCGCGGTCCTGGCTTGAGGCCCTCTGACCCCGGCCCTCACCCACCCGTCGGACGCGCTCGGCGCGGTGCAGGATCAGCCGTCGAGCTGCAGCCAGGTGGCCCACCCACCGTTGAGGACCAGCCAGGCCATGAGCCCGTAGCCGGCCTGACCGGGGTGGACGGTGTCGCCGGCGGCGAGGTCGGACTGCCACTGGTCGTGACCCAGCAGCGGGGTGAAGCAGTCGACGAACGGCACACCTCGCCGCGAGCAGACGTCGGCGAGCGCGTCGGCGAGCGTCTGCAACCGGGCGTTGACCTCGGCGTCGAGGGTGGGGGTGGGACCGACGACGAAGGTCGCGATGCCCGTCGAGCTCGCCTCGTCGAGCACGTTGGCCAGGTTGAGCCGGGAGCGGGCGGTGGTGATCCCCTGCTCGACGTCCTCGGCGCCGACGCCGACGACCAGGCGGCGCTCGCCGCGGCCCTGCCACCGGGCAGGGCACTCGGCCCGCCACCGGTTCATCACGTCGGCCGAGCTGGCGCCGCGGACCCCGAGGTTGTAGCTGGTGATGTCGGTGTCGGTCCCGCCGCGGTCGGTGCGGCCCACGACGCGGTTGACCCAGCCGAGGGCCTTGGGGTCGCCGTACCCGGCGACGAACCCGTCGCCGACGAAGCACAGCCCGATGTCCCGCGGGCCGTCGGTCACCTGGAAGTCGGCGCTGGGGGCGTACTCCAGCTCCACCCGTCCGCCCTGGTCCGTGGTGCTCACCGTCCGTCCTCCGGGTCGAGGCTCACCATGCGGTGCCACGACTGCGTGACGTAGCGGGTCTCCCACCCCAGCGAGCGGTAGAGCCCGTCGGCGCCGGTGGGGGAGTCCGCGTCCACCTCCAGACCGACCGAGGAGCGGCCCCGTGCCGCCGCGTCCGCGACGACGGTCCGCAGGAGGCCCTTGGCGACCCCGCGACCGCGCGCCCGTCGGTGCACCCCGATGTAGTCGATGTAGGAGCCGTCCGGCTGCGCCGTCCCGTCCGCGTCGACGCCGCCCCGGCTGATGGAGGCCACGACCGCCCCCGCGGGCTCGCCGTCCACCGTCGCCAGCCACCAGTGGTCCCAGCGGTGACCCGGGTCCTCGCGCAGACGCGACACGAACTCCTCGAAGGTCTCGCGGTAGGAGTTGAAGTGGTCGGCGAACGACTCCTCCAGGACGAGGTGCACGGCCCGCAGGTCCTCCTCGTGGGGCATCCCGACGCCCTCGTCCTGGCGCACCCGGAAGATCTCGACGCCCTCGCGCAGCTCGGGGGCCCCGGCGTCCGCCGCCGCGTCGACCGGCCGGGTCATCTGCCACCAGTCACGGACGTGCTCGTAGCCGGCCGCCCGCAGCCACCGCTGCTGGCGCTCGTCGTCCTCGAAGGCGCCGGAGTCCAGCTGGGTGCGCTCCATCCCCCGCTCGTCCAGCAGCTCACGGCCGAGCTCCTGCACGCGGTCGAACGCCCAGGCCGCCAGCGGGTCCGCCTGCTCGTCCGGCAGGTCGGGGTCGATCGTGACCCCCACCAGCACCCGGCCGGCGGCCCGGTCGTGCAGGCTCAACCAGGCGCGGGTGGTGCCGTCGGCGTCCCGCACCATCTCGTGACGGTGGGTGCTGGCACCGCGACCGCTCACCTCGGCGCGGACCGAGTCGCTCTGCGCCCCGGGCCACCCGCGGGCCTCCCGCTCGTGCCGGCGCAGCAGCCGGACGAGGTCGTCCAGGTCCGCCTCGGTCGGGCTCGAGGCCGACATGCCCTCGGGGAGGGGTGCTGGCGCGTGCGTCGCCGTGCTCATGCGCGCCGGGAGAAGGCCTCGTCGTGCAGGGCGGCCTGCTCGACGGCGTGGACCTTGGCCGACCCGGTCGCGGGTGAGGCGGAGGCGGGGCGGCTGACCACGCGCAGCGGCCGCTCCTCGCCGTGCTGCCGCAACGCGTCCGGCAGGTTGAGGGCCATGAACGGCCACGCTCCCTGGTTCTTCGGCTCGTTCTGGACCCAGACCAGCTCCGCGTCGGGGTACTGCGCGGTGAGTGCCGCCAGCTGCTTGCCGGGGACGGGGTAGAGCTGCTCGACGCGCAGGATGGCGGTGCGCTCGTCCTCGCGCTTGCTGCGCTCGTCCTCGAGGTCGTAGACCAGCTTGCTCGAGGCGATGAGCACCCGGTCGACGGCGGCCGGGTCGAGGTCGACCCGGTCCGGCAGCACCGGCTCGAAGGTGCCGCCGGTGAAGTCCTCGACCGCGCTCGCCGCGGCCTTGAGGCGAAGCATGGCCTTCGGGGTGAAGACCACGAGCGGACGACGGGGGCGCGCCGCGGCGTGCGCGCGCAGCAGGTGGAAGTAGGACGCGGGGGTCGAGGGGTAGGCGACCCTCATGTTGTCCTCCGCGCACTGCTGCAGGAAGCGTTCGATGCGGGCGGAGGAGTGGTCCGGTCCCTGGCCCTCGTAGCCGTGCGGCAGCAGGAGCACCACCGAGCTGCGCTGGTCCCACTTCTGCTCCGAGGAGCTGATGAACTCGTCGACGACCGTCTGCGCGCCGTTGACGAAGTCGCCGAACTGCGCCTCCCAGAGCACGAGGGCGTCGGTCTTCTCGACCGAGTAGCCGTACTCGAAGCCCATGGCCGCGAACTCCGACAGCAGGGAGTCGTAGACCTCGAAGGGGGCCTGGTCCTCGGTGAGGTGGTCCAGCGGGGTCCAGGTGGCGGCGGTGCCGTTGTCGGTGAGCACGGCGTGCCGCTGCACGAAGGTGCCGCGCCGGCTGTCCTGACCGACGAGGCGGACCGGGGTCCCCTCCGTCACCAGCGAGCCGAACGCGATGAGCTCGGCCATGGCCCAGTCGATGCCGCCCTCGCGGGTCATCTGCTGACGGGAGGTCAGCAGCTTGCCGAGCTTGGCGTGGACGGTGAAGTCCTCCGGCGGGGAGGCGAAGGCGTCCCCGACGGCCCGGACGGCCTCCTCCGAGATCGCGGTGGGACGTGGCCGCGTCGACGCGTCGCCGTCGTCCTGGGCGTGCGGGCGCTCCAGGCCGCCGCCGCCGTCGTCGGTCTCGCCCTTGAGGGCCTTCTTGGTCTCGGTGAAGACGTTCTCCAGCTGGCGCTGGTAGTCGCGCAGCGCCGCCTCGGCCTCGTCCACCGAGATGTCCCCGCGGCCGATGAGCGACTCGGTGTAGAGCTTGCGGACCGAGCGCTTGGCCTCGATGAGGTCGTACATCAGCGGCTGCGTCATCGAGGGGTCGTCCCCCTCGTTGTGGCCGCGGCGCCGGTAGCAGACCAGGTCGATGACGACGTCCTTGCCGAACGTCTGGCGGAACTCGTAGGCGAGCTCGGCGACCCGGACCACGGCCTCGGGGTCGTCCCCGTTGACGTGGAAGATCGGCGCCTGCACCGTGCGCGCCAGGTCGGTGCAGTAGACCGAGGAGCGCGAGTGCTGCGGGGCGGTGGTGAAGCCGACCTGGTTGTTGATGACGACGTGCAGCGTCCCGCCCGTGCGGTAGGCCGGCAGCTCGGACATCTGCATCGTCTCGAGCACGACCCCCTGCCCGGCGAAGGCCGCGTCGCCGTGCATGAGCACCGGCATGACCGTGCTGAGGTCGGCGTCGGTCTCGCGGACCAGGCGGTCCTGCTTGGCCCGGGTGATGCCCTCGAGCACCGGGTTCACCGCCTCGAGGTGCGAGGGGTTGGCCGCGAGGTAGACGCGGGTGGTCTTGCCGTCCTCCGTGGTGAACTCGCCCTCGGTGCCGAGGTGGTACTTCACGTCGCCGGACCCCTGGACCGAGCCGGGGGCCTGCTTGCCCTCGAACTCGCGGAAGATCTGGCCGTAGGACTTGCCTGCGAGGTTGGCGAGGACGTTGAGCCGGCCGCGGTGCGGCATACCGATCGTCACCTCGGTGAGGCCGTCGTCCGCCGCGCGGTTGAGCACCTTGTCCAGCAGCGCGATGACCGACTCGCCGCCCTCGAGGCTGAACCGCT
This genomic window from Serinicoccus chungangensis contains:
- a CDS encoding multifunctional oxoglutarate decarboxylase/oxoglutarate dehydrogenase thiamine pyrophosphate-binding subunit/dihydrolipoyllysine-residue succinyltransferase subunit, with product MANPPSSDTTTDFGANEWLVEEMREQFDQDPGSVDPSWRRYFEKGRTGPGNNGSGPSDRAQDGTSGAQDRAGSNGSDPARGSTETRPAPSSGPKVAPAPPRRSSQARGTGTTSGGGTDGSGRKDTSGSTTKDASSTTDKTGGTQQKRAPSTEGSGDSGAPDESTSTNQKAPMSREAPAPKKAGPQEEVTLTPLRGAAARVVSNMNSSLEVPTATSARNLPAKLLIDNRTVINNHLARSRGGKVSFTHIIGYAMVRALRAMPAMNNGFAEENGKPQLVEPAHINLGLAIDVPKPDGTRQLLVPSIKSAEEMSFYEFWSAYEKVVRKARDGKLTLEDFQGTTISLTNPGGIGTLHSVPRLMQGQGAIIGVGSLDYPAEWQGAATERILANGVSKILTLTSTYDHRIIQGAQSGEFLKIMHQLLLGQEGFYDEIFTSLRIPYEPIRWNPDIAATHDDDISKPSRIQELIHAYRVRGHLMADTDPLEYRQRRHPDLAIENHGLTLWDLDREVPTGGFGGKPRLSLRRILGILRDTYCRTVGIEYMHIQDPEQREWFQEKLEVPFEKPAPAEQLRILRRLNAAEAFETFLQTKFVGQKRFSLEGGESVIALLDKVLNRAADDGLTEVTIGMPHRGRLNVLANLAGKSYGQIFREFEGKQAPGSVQGSGDVKYHLGTEGEFTTEDGKTTRVYLAANPSHLEAVNPVLEGITRAKQDRLVRETDADLSTVMPVLMHGDAAFAGQGVVLETMQMSELPAYRTGGTLHVVINNQVGFTTAPQHSRSSVYCTDLARTVQAPIFHVNGDDPEAVVRVAELAYEFRQTFGKDVVIDLVCYRRRGHNEGDDPSMTQPLMYDLIEAKRSVRKLYTESLIGRGDISVDEAEAALRDYQRQLENVFTETKKALKGETDDGGGGLERPHAQDDGDASTRPRPTAISEEAVRAVGDAFASPPEDFTVHAKLGKLLTSRQQMTREGGIDWAMAELIAFGSLVTEGTPVRLVGQDSRRGTFVQRHAVLTDNGTAATWTPLDHLTEDQAPFEVYDSLLSEFAAMGFEYGYSVEKTDALVLWEAQFGDFVNGAQTVVDEFISSSEQKWDQRSSVVLLLPHGYEGQGPDHSSARIERFLQQCAEDNMRVAYPSTPASYFHLLRAHAAARPRRPLVVFTPKAMLRLKAAASAVEDFTGGTFEPVLPDRVDLDPAAVDRVLIASSKLVYDLEDERSKREDERTAILRVEQLYPVPGKQLAALTAQYPDAELVWVQNEPKNQGAWPFMALNLPDALRQHGEERPLRVVSRPASASPATGSAKVHAVEQAALHDEAFSRRA
- the pheA gene encoding prephenate dehydratase, whose protein sequence is MTSRIAYLGPAGTFTEQAVRQWDSRGLHEATPVPTAAEAVQRLVAGEAHAAVVPFENSVEGSVPATLQALLDQDGVRIVEEVLVEVQFDLLVRPGTSQDQVRVVATHPHAAAQTREWTARHLPQAQLVPESSTARAAQAVAEGTYDAAIASTEAARSYGLERAAERIADRAGALTRFVVLRHGAPAAAPTGADRTTLVALIWQNRPGALLELLEQFAVRGIDLTRLESRPTGEGLGEYCFWIDADGHVGEPRMGEALLGLRRTCRDVRFLGSYPRADGHARPVPVHADEQAYAEARSWLEAL
- a CDS encoding GDSL-type esterase/lipase family protein; the protein is MSTTDQGGRVELEYAPSADFQVTDGPRDIGLCFVGDGFVAGYGDPKALGWVNRVVGRTDRGGTDTDITSYNLGVRGASSADVMNRWRAECPARWQGRGERRLVVGVGAEDVEQGITTARSRLNLANVLDEASSTGIATFVVGPTPTLDAEVNARLQTLADALADVCSRRGVPFVDCFTPLLGHDQWQSDLAAGDTVHPGQAGYGLMAWLVLNGGWATWLQLDG
- a CDS encoding GNAT family N-acetyltransferase, with the protein product MSTATHAPAPLPEGMSASSPTEADLDDLVRLLRRHEREARGWPGAQSDSVRAEVSGRGASTHRHEMVRDADGTTRAWLSLHDRAAGRVLVGVTIDPDLPDEQADPLAAWAFDRVQELGRELLDERGMERTQLDSGAFEDDERQQRWLRAAGYEHVRDWWQMTRPVDAAADAGAPELREGVEIFRVRQDEGVGMPHEEDLRAVHLVLEESFADHFNSYRETFEEFVSRLREDPGHRWDHWWLATVDGEPAGAVVASISRGGVDADGTAQPDGSYIDYIGVHRRARGRGVAKGLLRTVVADAAARGRSSVGLEVDADSPTGADGLYRSLGWETRYVTQSWHRMVSLDPEDGR